One part of the Salinivirga cyanobacteriivorans genome encodes these proteins:
- a CDS encoding bifunctional alpha,alpha-trehalose-phosphate synthase (UDP-forming)/trehalose-phosphatase — protein MAKTIIISNRLPLQIKIENEELTVTPSVGGLATGMKSVHKAGDSLWLGWSGLTEEEIDDNLKADVEAASAKEACVNVPLTQDDVENFYYGFSNKTIWPLFHYFTEYTEYQQHYWVKYREVNEKFAEVVAKHIEPGDKVWIHDYQLMLLPQLIKERYPDSAIGFFLHIPFPSFEVFRILPWRTEILEGLLGADLIGFHTYDYERHFFSSVRRLLGYEINFNEIIINNRIIRSDIFPMGIDYDKFHNASVSQQRKSVKDRTELHQELDKHQLVNPEVRFILSIDRLDYTKGIQKRLYAFEHFLEKYPEYRGQATLIMLCVPSRQNVDQYQRMKSEIDELVGRINGNYSTINWTPVWYFYRALPFENLIDLYSSSDVALLTPIRDGMNLVAKEYVAAQIDSKGVLILSEMTGAAKEMSEAILINPNNIDAIADAIHEALAMPAEEQITRIDTMQNRLKRYNVEKWADDFFNNLKEVQEQQALQSGKKLTEAMQHEVAKDFHKAKSRILFINYDGTLVAEKENPQKAKPTSEVIDILDTLAADSHNEVVIVSGRDKKAFDKWFKDKNYTLITDYGASCKEPGKEWTEAEGIDTDWKKLILPVLEFYEDRTPGTFVEEKNYSLVWHYRKSDPELGVGRANELKDQLTSLIANHDLEILEANKSIEVKNSDTSKGKAAMRKINGRSIDFIMAIGNDWTDEQMFRELPDEAVTVKVGKTTSSARYNISNYKNVLQFLKVLIAAE, from the coding sequence ATGGCCAAAACAATAATTATTTCGAACAGGTTACCACTACAAATTAAGATTGAAAATGAGGAGCTTACAGTAACGCCCAGTGTTGGTGGACTAGCCACTGGCATGAAGTCGGTGCACAAAGCCGGAGATAGTTTATGGTTAGGATGGTCGGGACTTACCGAGGAAGAAATTGACGATAATCTTAAAGCAGATGTGGAAGCGGCCTCGGCCAAAGAAGCTTGTGTAAATGTGCCCCTGACACAAGATGATGTGGAAAATTTTTATTATGGTTTTAGCAATAAAACAATTTGGCCATTATTTCATTATTTCACTGAATACACCGAATATCAGCAACACTATTGGGTAAAATACCGCGAGGTAAACGAAAAGTTTGCCGAAGTGGTGGCAAAGCATATTGAACCCGGCGATAAGGTATGGATTCATGATTATCAATTGATGCTTCTACCACAATTGATAAAAGAGCGTTATCCGGATTCTGCTATTGGTTTTTTCCTCCATATTCCATTCCCTTCATTCGAGGTTTTCCGTATTTTGCCCTGGCGAACAGAAATTCTTGAGGGATTACTCGGCGCCGATCTTATTGGTTTTCATACTTACGATTATGAACGTCACTTTTTTAGCTCTGTACGTCGTTTGCTCGGATACGAAATTAATTTTAACGAAATTATTATCAATAATCGCATCATACGTTCTGATATCTTCCCAATGGGTATCGACTATGATAAATTTCACAATGCATCTGTTTCCCAGCAACGAAAATCAGTAAAAGACCGCACAGAGTTGCATCAGGAATTAGATAAACACCAGCTCGTAAATCCCGAGGTCCGGTTTATTTTGAGTATCGACCGGCTCGATTATACCAAAGGTATTCAGAAAAGGCTCTATGCATTCGAGCATTTTCTTGAAAAGTACCCCGAATATCGCGGACAGGCCACATTAATTATGCTCTGTGTGCCTTCGCGTCAGAATGTGGATCAATATCAACGCATGAAAAGTGAAATTGATGAGCTCGTGGGCCGCATTAATGGTAATTACAGCACTATAAACTGGACCCCCGTTTGGTATTTCTACCGGGCTTTACCTTTCGAAAATCTGATCGACCTTTATAGTTCAAGCGATGTGGCACTTCTAACACCCATTCGCGACGGAATGAACCTCGTTGCAAAAGAGTATGTAGCCGCACAAATTGACAGTAAAGGCGTGTTAATTCTGAGTGAGATGACCGGTGCAGCAAAAGAGATGAGCGAAGCAATTCTTATTAATCCTAATAATATTGATGCCATTGCCGATGCCATTCATGAAGCCCTTGCAATGCCGGCCGAAGAACAAATAACACGCATCGATACAATGCAAAACCGCTTGAAGCGCTACAATGTGGAAAAGTGGGCCGACGATTTTTTCAACAACCTGAAAGAGGTACAGGAACAACAGGCACTGCAGAGCGGAAAGAAACTCACCGAAGCTATGCAGCATGAGGTTGCCAAAGACTTTCATAAAGCAAAATCGCGCATATTGTTTATTAATTATGATGGTACACTTGTAGCAGAAAAAGAGAATCCGCAAAAAGCTAAACCAACCAGTGAGGTAATAGATATTTTAGATACCCTGGCTGCTGATTCTCACAATGAGGTAGTTATTGTGAGTGGAAGAGATAAAAAAGCTTTTGACAAGTGGTTTAAAGATAAAAATTATACGCTAATCACAGATTATGGTGCTTCTTGCAAAGAGCCCGGAAAAGAATGGACCGAAGCTGAGGGTATAGACACTGATTGGAAAAAACTGATACTTCCGGTGTTGGAATTTTATGAAGACCGCACGCCGGGAACTTTTGTAGAAGAGAAGAACTACTCATTGGTGTGGCATTATCGTAAATCCGACCCTGAGTTGGGTGTGGGCCGTGCAAATGAACTAAAGGATCAGTTAACCAGCTTAATTGCTAACCACGATCTTGAAATTCTGGAGGCCAATAAATCTATAGAAGTTAAAAATAGTGATACTTCTAAAGGAAAAGCCGCAATGCGTAAAATAAACGGACGCTCAATAGATTTTATAATGGCCATTGGTAACGATTGGACTGATGAGCAAATGTTCAGAGAATTGCCTGATGAAGCAGTCACCGTTAAAGTGGGTAAAACCACATCGAGTGCACGGTACAACATTAGTAATTACAAAAATGTACTGCAGTTTTTAAAAGTTTTGATTGCGGCAGAATAG
- a CDS encoding DEAD/DEAH box helicase, whose product MIKKLILTYQFNRKVGAILQPSIAIREEKSAFYNITPVLPETNQISIAGTNEDIQNMLKICFEYTEKHIFTVFGKVKQTQTEFYQEIEKKFLQQHIRPYIDKRLISVLRIAYAQSVPVYYKQSNNVFETDKLNITDEPLACRFHFDYQEKLRYSLSLQYKDQTLSLKDQKIFILCEEPSVFIMNQNIYFIEDFNTKKIIPFINKNIIEIPQKLVDEYFNTFVRKLIRLHNVTASGFEINRPIVRPHAQLDLEQSLNNNLTLNLSFSYEHIKVRPDQNNDQAIVEFHPNQKSFTKIERNSSWELEKIDMLQKLGLQKRSGTVYTLRDQVDDYMLIEWLNRNYEKLRSAGFRINSNLEKAYYLQNIDIELKIKEKNDWFDLYGIVKLGNFEIPFVKLRNHILKGNREFQLPDGTIAIIPEAWFSEYRDLFGLGKKEEDSLRFRKYQFDVLKRVQNIEKPDFKAQFKSLLSDERNFEIPVEINATLRTYQKAGYEWMRRLREFRFGGCLADDMGLGKTLQTLSLLAFHHFHGNGKANHKGTDQEDQQGQLDLFSDQLKTLERQATSLIIAPASIVHNWENEAQKFAPSLKIKQHTGNARTQNINNFRFYDLIITTYGVIRNDINQLEKYHFDYIVIDESQHIKNPDSVIYKAVSRLQAQNKLVLTGTPIENSLTDLWAQLNFINPGLTGSQKWFRDYYAVPIEKNQDQQKLEKLKKLTTPFVLRRTKNEVARDLPPLTEQTILCEMTEDQHQLYEEKKSATRNALMQVISHDGIGRNTTLILKALNELRQMANNPLLLDENYNGNSGKTEVVARHLENLVAEKHKVLIFSSYVKHLNLVETICQSREWPYKVLTGQTKNREDIIQDFQDNENIHLFLISLKAGGVGLNLTAADYVMMLDPWWNPAAEAQAINRAHRIGQDKNVIVYRYITKGTIEEKILILQSKKQKLSDELIDDNIALKNMTTEEIENLFK is encoded by the coding sequence ATGATTAAAAAGCTTATTCTGACATACCAATTTAATCGTAAAGTTGGCGCCATACTCCAACCTTCAATTGCCATCAGGGAAGAGAAGTCTGCATTTTACAATATCACTCCTGTTTTGCCAGAGACCAACCAAATTAGTATTGCCGGCACAAACGAGGACATCCAAAACATGCTCAAAATCTGCTTCGAATACACCGAAAAACATATTTTTACTGTATTTGGTAAGGTAAAGCAAACCCAAACTGAATTCTACCAGGAAATTGAAAAAAAATTTCTGCAACAACACATCCGCCCATATATTGATAAAAGGTTGATATCTGTGCTAAGGATTGCATATGCTCAATCAGTTCCAGTTTATTATAAGCAATCGAATAATGTATTTGAAACCGATAAACTCAACATCACAGATGAACCATTAGCGTGCCGTTTTCACTTTGATTACCAGGAAAAACTGCGTTATAGTTTGTCTTTGCAGTATAAAGATCAAACCTTAAGTCTGAAAGATCAAAAGATCTTTATTTTATGTGAGGAACCCTCGGTATTCATCATGAACCAGAACATCTATTTCATTGAGGATTTCAACACGAAAAAAATCATACCATTCATCAACAAAAATATAATTGAAATACCGCAAAAACTGGTAGATGAATACTTCAATACTTTTGTTAGGAAACTAATAAGGTTGCATAATGTTACAGCGTCCGGATTTGAGATAAATCGCCCCATAGTTCGACCTCATGCACAACTTGACCTTGAGCAATCTTTGAACAACAACCTCACGCTGAATCTCAGCTTCAGTTACGAACACATCAAAGTAAGGCCTGACCAAAATAACGATCAGGCCATTGTAGAATTCCACCCCAACCAGAAGTCTTTCACCAAAATTGAGCGAAATAGTAGTTGGGAACTGGAAAAAATAGATATGTTACAAAAACTGGGGCTGCAAAAGCGCTCAGGAACCGTGTACACACTGCGGGATCAGGTTGATGATTACATGCTGATTGAGTGGCTAAACCGAAACTACGAGAAGCTACGTTCTGCCGGATTTCGAATTAACTCAAACCTGGAAAAAGCATATTACCTGCAAAACATCGACATTGAACTGAAAATTAAGGAAAAAAATGATTGGTTTGATCTTTATGGAATCGTTAAGCTTGGCAACTTTGAAATCCCTTTTGTCAAACTCCGCAATCATATTTTAAAAGGTAACCGTGAATTTCAATTGCCGGATGGGACCATTGCAATTATTCCCGAAGCCTGGTTCTCTGAATACAGGGATCTTTTTGGTCTTGGAAAGAAAGAGGAAGACAGCCTCAGGTTTAGAAAGTACCAGTTTGATGTGCTCAAAAGGGTTCAAAACATTGAAAAACCTGACTTCAAAGCACAATTTAAATCGCTTCTATCAGATGAACGCAATTTTGAAATACCGGTCGAAATAAACGCAACGTTGAGAACATATCAAAAAGCAGGTTATGAATGGATGCGGAGATTGAGAGAGTTCCGGTTTGGAGGATGCCTGGCAGATGATATGGGATTGGGAAAAACATTGCAAACATTATCCCTGCTTGCATTTCACCATTTCCATGGCAATGGAAAAGCAAATCACAAAGGCACTGATCAGGAAGACCAACAAGGGCAATTGGACCTATTCTCTGATCAACTAAAAACACTGGAACGCCAGGCAACATCCCTGATTATTGCCCCGGCATCTATTGTGCATAACTGGGAAAACGAAGCTCAAAAATTTGCACCATCACTAAAAATCAAACAACATACCGGAAACGCCAGAACCCAGAACATCAACAATTTCCGGTTCTACGACCTGATAATTACCACCTACGGCGTGATAAGAAATGACATTAATCAACTTGAGAAATACCACTTTGACTACATTGTAATTGATGAAAGCCAGCATATAAAAAATCCCGACTCGGTTATTTACAAAGCTGTGAGCAGGCTCCAGGCTCAAAACAAATTGGTACTCACAGGTACCCCGATAGAAAACTCACTGACAGATCTTTGGGCCCAGTTAAATTTCATCAACCCGGGCCTCACCGGTTCGCAAAAATGGTTTCGAGATTATTATGCCGTGCCTATTGAAAAAAATCAGGACCAGCAAAAACTTGAAAAACTTAAAAAACTTACTACTCCTTTTGTCTTACGGCGCACCAAAAACGAGGTTGCCCGTGACCTACCACCGCTTACGGAACAAACCATTTTGTGCGAAATGACAGAGGATCAACATCAATTGTATGAAGAAAAAAAATCAGCCACGCGTAACGCCCTCATGCAGGTGATTTCTCATGACGGCATTGGACGCAATACCACCCTGATATTGAAAGCCTTAAACGAACTACGACAAATGGCCAACAATCCACTTTTACTGGATGAAAACTACAATGGCAATTCCGGGAAAACTGAGGTAGTGGCCAGGCACCTGGAAAATCTTGTAGCAGAAAAACATAAAGTACTTATTTTTTCATCGTATGTAAAACACTTAAACCTGGTAGAAACAATATGCCAGTCGAGAGAATGGCCCTACAAAGTTTTAACAGGGCAAACCAAAAACCGTGAGGATATCATACAGGATTTTCAGGACAACGAAAACATTCATCTCTTTCTCATCTCGCTTAAAGCCGGGGGAGTTGGTCTGAACCTAACCGCCGCCGATTATGTAATGATGCTTGACCCCTGGTGGAATCCCGCGGCAGAAGCCCAGGCCATCAACAGGGCCCACAGAATTGGGCAGGATAAAAATGTGATCGTATATCGATACATTACCAAAGGCACAATTGAAGAAAAAATCCTTATCTTGCAAAGCAAAAAGCAGAAATTATCAGATGAATTGATCGATGATAATATAGCGTTGAAAAACATGACAACAGAAGAAATTGAAAATCTATTCAAATAA
- a CDS encoding monovalent cation:proton antiporter family protein translates to MLFLPLNISFDFEYYPLLIVASIAVLVPFLLSSLRIQRIPGVIIEIIAGYLVGKFLLNDLPAQHLQSLDFLALSGFMFLMFLSGLEIDVDQIRQSLPKRKITGRTIQENPLLIGVVIFILALFLSYGFAHLLNCVIHIQNKWYFALIMVTTSVGIILPVLKSQNEQSTRFGQMVITAAAIADIFSIILFSFTAFILKQGFQAELLLIFVIFFVFYLMYFLGMKFTGKAWIKRMAYKLSHAVSQIQIRGTIFLILLFVVLAQFIGTEIMLLGAFLAGILISIFMNKSRSVLLIKLDGMGYGFFIPIFFIMVGVHFDEAALTEMSNALFPFLALLFVALYAIKILPALLWRHIFGTKKALGAGFLMASRLSLIIAASKIGLDFGIITPGMNAAFVLMAVVTCFVSPVLYNLISPNKILEGDKIIIVGGSSTGVLLARRMNMHGRKSIFVEQNQARCEEIRTKGMHVLHANGKEANTYHKLKIKQHNFVVIVTEDEQQNAEIAYMLKKQLGHSRVITKSSSATTERQLTGYQIEYIDETQLKATAIENLITRPATYRALLESFENFHIEDITILNRNISKSKIKDIPFHKDGELILIKRGADVNIPHGYTTLQTGDVVTVMGTQTALDDFRDKFAKN, encoded by the coding sequence ATGTTATTTTTACCCCTTAACATATCCTTCGATTTCGAGTATTACCCATTGCTCATTGTAGCTTCAATTGCGGTATTGGTCCCTTTTTTATTAAGTTCTCTAAGAATTCAAAGAATTCCGGGGGTTATAATCGAGATAATTGCCGGCTATCTGGTTGGCAAATTTCTGCTTAACGACCTACCAGCTCAACACCTGCAATCATTAGATTTTCTCGCACTATCAGGGTTTATGTTTCTGATGTTTTTGAGCGGGCTCGAGATCGATGTAGACCAAATAAGGCAATCCTTACCCAAAAGAAAAATCACCGGGCGCACAATACAGGAAAACCCGCTGCTCATTGGTGTGGTTATATTCATTCTGGCACTGTTTTTATCTTACGGTTTTGCTCATTTACTTAATTGTGTTATTCACATTCAAAACAAATGGTATTTTGCGCTCATCATGGTAACGACATCTGTCGGTATAATTCTTCCGGTTTTAAAAAGTCAGAATGAGCAAAGTACACGTTTCGGGCAGATGGTGATTACGGCAGCCGCCATTGCAGATATTTTCAGCATTATATTATTTTCATTTACAGCTTTTATACTCAAGCAAGGCTTTCAGGCCGAACTCCTCTTAATATTTGTCATTTTCTTTGTGTTTTATCTTATGTATTTCCTGGGTATGAAATTCACGGGAAAAGCCTGGATAAAGCGCATGGCCTATAAACTCTCCCATGCTGTATCACAAATTCAAATTAGAGGCACAATATTTCTAATTCTGCTTTTTGTAGTACTTGCTCAGTTTATTGGGACCGAAATTATGCTGCTCGGAGCATTTTTGGCAGGTATACTGATATCTATTTTCATGAATAAATCCAGATCTGTACTTCTAATTAAACTCGATGGGATGGGCTATGGTTTTTTCATTCCCATATTTTTCATTATGGTGGGCGTGCATTTCGATGAAGCAGCGCTTACTGAAATGAGCAACGCACTCTTTCCCTTTTTAGCATTACTATTTGTTGCTTTATATGCCATTAAAATACTTCCAGCATTGTTGTGGCGGCATATCTTTGGTACAAAAAAAGCGCTCGGAGCAGGCTTTTTAATGGCCTCAAGACTGAGTTTAATAATTGCAGCCTCTAAAATAGGGCTCGATTTTGGCATTATTACCCCCGGCATGAATGCTGCTTTTGTACTCATGGCCGTTGTCACATGTTTTGTATCGCCGGTACTTTATAACTTAATTTCGCCCAACAAAATACTTGAAGGCGATAAAATTATAATCGTGGGCGGAAGCAGCACAGGTGTACTATTGGCAAGAAGAATGAATATGCATGGACGAAAATCAATATTTGTAGAGCAGAACCAGGCCCGCTGTGAAGAGATCAGAACTAAGGGTATGCACGTGCTTCATGCAAATGGAAAGGAAGCCAACACTTACCACAAACTCAAAATAAAACAACATAATTTTGTGGTAATTGTAACAGAAGATGAGCAACAAAATGCCGAAATTGCTTATATGCTCAAAAAGCAACTAGGCCACTCACGTGTAATTACGAAATCGAGTAGCGCAACAACGGAACGCCAACTGACAGGTTACCAGATAGAATATATCGATGAAACCCAACTTAAAGCAACGGCCATTGAAAACCTCATTACCCGACCGGCCACCTATCGTGCGCTACTGGAGAGTTTTGAGAATTTCCACATCGAAGACATCACCATTCTGAACAGAAACATAAGTAAAAGCAAAATCAAAGATATTCCTTTCCATAAGGATGGGGAGCTAATACTCATCAAACGTGGGGCTGATGTAAACATACCCCATGGTTACACAACACTGCAAACCGGTGATGTGGTAACGGTAATGGGCACACAAACCGCCCTTGACGATTTCAGGGATAAATTTGCAAAAAACTGA
- the glmM gene encoding phosphoglucosamine mutase produces the protein MALIKSISGIRGTIGGRPGNNLTPVDIVKFVAAYGQWLKNQQEKNQYTVVVGRDARISGSMVKMLVNATLSGLGINVLDIDLASTPTTEMAVTHFNADGGLILTASHNPREWNALKMLNKKGEFLNAAEGEAILTIADENTIHYVDVDHLGTIQEARYHDEHIKAILDLELVHKDAIAAKNFKVVVDGINSVGSLIIPDLLRALGVKEIIELNSEANGQFAHPAEPLPENVVDICNTVKKHKADLGIVVDPDVDRLALIDEKGVMFGEEYTIVAVAEYVLHHNSGNAVSNLSSSRALRDITEQAGGNYFASAVGEVNVVATMKERNAVIGGEGNGGVIYPELHYGRDALIGIALFLSHLAKMNISVSKLKKRYPSYTIIKDKINLSSKLNLDRLLDEIARIYRNENVNRTDGVKIDLDNGWIHLRKSNTEPIIRIYCEAHTIKEAQQLANKIKQEINRSIAN, from the coding sequence ATGGCTTTGATTAAATCAATTTCCGGTATTCGGGGAACGATTGGAGGACGACCAGGTAACAATTTAACTCCGGTAGATATAGTAAAATTTGTAGCCGCATACGGACAGTGGCTTAAAAATCAGCAAGAAAAGAATCAGTATACAGTTGTGGTTGGTCGTGATGCCAGAATTAGTGGAAGCATGGTGAAAATGCTCGTGAATGCTACACTCAGTGGGTTAGGAATCAATGTACTGGACATTGACCTGGCCTCCACACCAACAACAGAAATGGCCGTGACTCATTTTAATGCTGACGGTGGACTCATCCTCACTGCTTCGCATAACCCAAGGGAATGGAACGCTCTGAAAATGCTCAATAAAAAAGGTGAATTTCTAAATGCAGCAGAAGGTGAAGCTATTCTGACAATAGCTGATGAAAATACGATTCACTACGTCGATGTGGATCATTTGGGAACTATACAAGAGGCCAGGTATCATGATGAGCACATCAAAGCCATCCTTGATTTGGAACTTGTGCACAAAGATGCTATTGCAGCTAAGAATTTTAAGGTTGTGGTTGATGGTATCAATAGTGTGGGTTCACTTATCATACCTGATCTACTACGAGCCCTTGGCGTTAAAGAAATCATTGAACTTAACAGTGAAGCCAATGGACAATTTGCGCACCCCGCAGAACCCTTGCCCGAAAATGTGGTTGACATATGCAACACCGTAAAAAAACATAAAGCAGACCTGGGCATTGTAGTAGACCCGGACGTGGACCGTTTAGCATTAATCGATGAAAAGGGGGTAATGTTCGGTGAAGAATATACCATTGTGGCTGTTGCTGAGTACGTATTGCATCATAACAGTGGGAATGCAGTATCCAACTTATCTTCATCACGAGCCTTACGCGATATTACCGAGCAGGCAGGAGGTAATTATTTTGCTTCTGCCGTTGGTGAAGTCAATGTGGTAGCAACGATGAAGGAAAGAAATGCCGTTATAGGTGGTGAAGGAAACGGAGGTGTCATTTATCCCGAACTACACTATGGACGCGATGCATTGATTGGTATTGCTTTGTTTCTGAGCCACCTGGCAAAAATGAACATATCTGTTTCCAAATTAAAAAAAAGATACCCGTCCTATACCATTATTAAAGATAAAATCAACTTATCATCAAAACTCAACCTGGACAGGTTGCTTGACGAAATAGCCAGAATATACCGCAATGAAAATGTCAATCGTACCGACGGAGTTAAAATCGATCTGGATAATGGTTGGATACATCTTAGAAAATCAAATACAGAACCAATCATTCGAATTTATTGCGAAGCCCATACCATTAAAGAAGCACAGCAATTAGCCAATAAGATTAAGCAAGAAATTAATAGATCAATTGCGAATTAA